One genomic window of Elusimicrobiaceae bacterium includes the following:
- a CDS encoding type II secretion system F family protein, with product MQKYSYVVKDSTGKTRKGSINAESRDRVIFALQNKGFIILEVKEGSAPLFGKTAGAKKVGGKVSGHVLAFFAEQLSTLIAGGVPLARAIALLSEYSSSPKLGMVLNQVAKDIVGGNSLHTALSRHPKTFNNIWLSLVEAGEVGGNLADTLYQISQYIKTQETMKSKIITAITYPAILCVASVGVLIYFILGIVPTFAQIFKDFNIDLPMLTVTVLAVSSFLINHGILIIVVLIMLALGFRFYIKTPQGKKRWHTFMITMPIFGGFVRNIYYSRMLTTLSTLLRSGVTILNAIVVLEESFNTNVIIQNALRLAKTEVAAGRSISDSFRAAGVFPGLMTEMMMMGEESGKLPSIIGTLSKFYSDNVDQFIARFSAVIDPILIVGVGSLIGIVVASIFLPIFKLSQIGGQ from the coding sequence ATGCAAAAGTATAGTTACGTGGTGAAGGACAGTACTGGTAAAACTCGCAAAGGGAGCATCAATGCAGAGAGCCGGGACCGTGTCATCTTCGCCTTGCAAAACAAAGGTTTTATTATTTTGGAAGTTAAAGAAGGATCTGCTCCTTTATTCGGCAAAACGGCGGGTGCCAAGAAAGTCGGTGGAAAAGTATCCGGGCACGTATTAGCCTTCTTTGCAGAGCAGTTGTCTACCCTGATTGCCGGCGGTGTGCCGTTGGCTCGTGCCATTGCACTACTGAGTGAATATTCTTCCAGTCCGAAACTGGGAATGGTATTAAATCAAGTGGCCAAAGACATCGTGGGCGGAAACTCTTTGCATACAGCTTTATCACGACACCCGAAAACATTTAACAACATTTGGTTGTCGTTGGTGGAAGCCGGGGAAGTAGGCGGAAATTTGGCAGATACTTTGTATCAAATTTCCCAATATATTAAGACGCAAGAAACGATGAAAAGTAAAATTATTACCGCTATTACGTATCCGGCCATTCTGTGTGTGGCCTCCGTGGGCGTATTAATTTACTTTATTTTGGGTATCGTTCCGACGTTTGCGCAAATCTTTAAAGATTTTAATATTGATTTGCCTATGTTGACAGTGACGGTGCTGGCGGTATCCAGCTTTTTGATTAATCACGGTATTTTAATTATCGTGGTGCTGATTATGCTAGCGCTGGGTTTCCGTTTCTATATCAAAACACCGCAGGGCAAAAAACGCTGGCATACGTTTATGATTACGATGCCTATTTTCGGCGGGTTTGTGCGGAATATTTACTATTCGCGTATGTTGACCACGCTTTCTACCCTTTTGCGAAGCGGTGTCACCATTTTGAACGCTATTGTAGTATTGGAAGAATCATTTAATACGAACGTAATTATTCAAAATGCTTTGCGTCTGGCCAAGACGGAAGTGGCGGCTGGTCGTTCTATTTCAGATTCTTTTAGAGCAGCGGGTGTGTTCCCGGGACTTATGACAGAAATGATGATGATGGGTGAAGAATCTGGTAAATTGCCTAGCATTATTGGTACCTTATCTAAGTTTTACTCCGATAATGTGGACCAATTTATCGCCCGATTCTCAGCGGTAATCGATCCTATTCTAATCGTAGGCGTAGGTTCTTTGATTGGTATCGTGGTAGCCTCTATTTTCTTACCTATCTTCAAATTGTCCCAGATCGGCGGTCAATAA
- the tadA gene encoding Flp pilus assembly complex ATPase component TadA — protein sequence MANELSDILIGQGLIDAEQLKRSQLYAKQNNTTVQEAIIRFGFATEEQVTAALAKHFSLPYASKENGILIPERDQDLQKLIPEKFARENLVVPLFIEDNELAAAFFDPSNLFLVDNIRMMAGKEVQPFIASKSQILAVIDSFYGHKNLLEEVVNESEGGTASTASDEDVQIDAGYLDLDKDSANSSQYIKLVNAMLKQAITERTSDIHLELFDERVSLRFRIDGSLYERTPPTKDSVAAIISRIKILSKLDIAEKRLPQDGSFGIRFQNRTIEVRVSVCPAVYGEKLVLRILDRGTSEMNVDRLGFEPEQKKAFLEAANLPHGLIFLTGPTGSGKSTTLNAVLTTIRTPELNFMTLEDPVEYKLAGISQVQVKPQIGLTFAAGLRSFLRQDPDVILVGEVRDNETAEACLKAALTGHLVLSTLHTNDALGAIPRLIDMGMEPFLLSSSLELVAAQRLVRMLCPHCKMQYQPDPSTIAKIINEGHFNPTEVNTWTFYKAVGCPKCVGTGYLGRRAIYEVYRITEQLRNIIYKTQDLIEMRKVIKESGVLNLRGNGWRKVVRGLTTVEEILNITTEE from the coding sequence ATGGCAAATGAATTAAGTGATATTTTAATTGGACAAGGATTGATTGACGCCGAACAGCTCAAACGTTCCCAGTTGTATGCCAAGCAGAATAATACGACCGTACAGGAAGCGATTATCCGTTTCGGATTTGCTACCGAGGAACAGGTGACCGCTGCGCTGGCCAAACATTTTTCTCTTCCCTATGCAAGCAAAGAGAATGGTATTTTAATTCCGGAACGGGATCAAGATTTGCAAAAATTGATTCCCGAAAAGTTCGCCCGGGAAAACTTAGTAGTTCCTTTATTTATCGAAGATAATGAGTTGGCAGCTGCGTTTTTTGATCCTTCTAACTTGTTCTTAGTAGACAATATCCGCATGATGGCGGGAAAAGAAGTACAGCCTTTTATTGCCAGTAAAAGCCAGATTTTAGCAGTCATCGATTCTTTTTACGGACATAAAAATTTATTAGAAGAAGTGGTTAATGAGTCCGAAGGAGGCACTGCCTCTACGGCCTCTGACGAAGACGTGCAAATCGATGCCGGATACTTGGATTTGGATAAAGATTCGGCAAATTCCTCTCAGTACATTAAATTAGTAAACGCGATGCTCAAACAAGCCATCACGGAACGCACTTCAGATATTCATTTGGAATTGTTTGATGAACGGGTTAGTTTGCGTTTCCGTATTGACGGTTCCTTGTACGAACGTACGCCGCCAACCAAAGATTCTGTAGCAGCTATTATTTCCCGTATTAAAATTTTATCTAAACTGGATATCGCGGAAAAACGTTTGCCTCAGGACGGTAGTTTCGGAATAAGATTTCAGAACCGTACCATTGAGGTCCGTGTCTCTGTGTGTCCGGCAGTGTATGGAGAAAAACTCGTGCTTCGTATCTTAGACCGTGGTACGAGTGAGATGAACGTAGATCGCTTGGGCTTTGAACCGGAGCAGAAAAAAGCCTTCTTGGAAGCTGCTAACTTGCCACACGGACTAATTTTCTTGACCGGTCCTACCGGTTCTGGTAAATCTACCACGTTAAATGCAGTATTGACGACCATTCGTACGCCGGAACTAAACTTTATGACGTTGGAAGACCCGGTGGAATATAAACTGGCCGGTATCAGCCAGGTGCAGGTAAAGCCGCAAATCGGATTAACATTTGCCGCGGGGCTGCGTTCTTTCTTGCGTCAGGACCCGGACGTAATTCTGGTAGGGGAGGTCCGCGATAATGAAACGGCTGAGGCTTGTCTGAAAGCCGCTTTGACAGGTCACTTGGTGCTGTCTACTTTGCACACCAATGATGCTTTGGGAGCTATTCCCCGTTTGATTGATATGGGAATGGAACCATTCTTATTGTCAAGTTCTTTGGAATTGGTGGCTGCTCAGCGCTTGGTGCGTATGTTGTGCCCACATTGTAAAATGCAGTATCAACCGGATCCATCTACCATTGCCAAGATTATTAATGAAGGACATTTTAATCCGACGGAAGTAAATACGTGGACTTTTTATAAAGCAGTCGGATGCCCCAAATGCGTTGGCACCGGGTATCTGGGTCGACGTGCTATTTACGAAGTGTACCGTATCACGGAACAGTTACGCAACATTATTTACAAGACGCAAGATTTAATTGAAATGCGTAAAGTAATAAAAGAAAGCGGTGTGTTAAACTTGCGCGGAAACGGTTGGCGCAAAGTGGTAAGAGGACTAACCACAGTAGAAGAAATTTTGAATATCACTACGGAGGAATAA
- a CDS encoding prepilin-type N-terminal cleavage/methylation domain-containing protein — translation MRNDKGFTLVELLVAATIVGILAVFVTIQLRNSAAETRWTQAKAKADALAFAAHRAKVDYPSLSFSDTPLGGYVKASCGYRPRMNSTVQATTLIDCGYLENSGWTDRYFTYYVCNNGCGPDDAYLALVQVNSAAPLPSQYKTYKYYAHPSRDGFEQH, via the coding sequence ATGCGCAACGATAAGGGTTTTACATTAGTTGAATTGCTGGTAGCCGCAACGATTGTGGGTATTTTGGCTGTGTTTGTAACCATTCAGCTCCGCAATAGTGCTGCAGAAACTCGTTGGACGCAGGCCAAAGCTAAAGCGGATGCGTTGGCTTTTGCGGCGCATAGAGCCAAAGTAGATTATCCTTCTTTATCTTTTAGCGATACGCCGCTTGGAGGTTATGTAAAAGCAAGTTGTGGGTATCGTCCGCGCATGAATAGTACAGTACAAGCTACCACGCTGATTGATTGTGGATACTTGGAAAATTCTGGTTGGACAGATCGCTATTTTACATACTATGTTTGTAATAATGGGTGTGGTCCGGATGATGCCTATTTGGCATTAGTACAAGTGAATAGTGCAGCCCCATTGCCCAGTCAATATAAGACGTATAAATACTATGCACACCCCAGCCGTGACGGGTTTGAGCAACATTGA
- a CDS encoding type II secretion system protein, translated as MYIQERKGFTLIEVLTVVLIGALVVLFAIPNYRKSQDKNRYLTASGVLMELGNGVNIVREDFPGVDLTSGSVTRGAVFYSGTSPSFEVGSGESVTGTTVISWLVYNNYLTSFPIDNSGQYLGYRFAISTTGAANCSCNTGEAVACMTGSNANSSYTCAWVDKSGILHHN; from the coding sequence ATGTATATTCAAGAGAGAAAAGGTTTTACGCTGATTGAAGTGTTAACGGTCGTGTTAATTGGGGCATTGGTTGTGCTTTTTGCCATTCCGAATTATCGCAAAAGCCAAGATAAAAACCGGTATTTGACGGCTAGCGGTGTGTTAATGGAACTGGGAAATGGCGTGAATATTGTGCGAGAAGATTTCCCGGGAGTTGATTTAACGTCTGGTAGCGTAACGCGAGGAGCAGTTTTTTATAGTGGGACATCACCTTCTTTTGAAGTTGGCTCTGGTGAAAGCGTAACAGGGACCACCGTCATTTCATGGCTGGTGTATAATAATTATTTGACCTCATTTCCCATTGATAATTCCGGGCAGTATTTAGGATATCGTTTCGCCATCAGCACAACCGGAGCTGCCAATTGTTCTTGTAATACGGGAGAAGCGGTCGCTTGTATGACAGGTTCCAACGCTAACAGTTCCTATACTTGTGCATGGGTTGACAAATCCGGTATTTTGCACCATAATTAA